ATCACCCACCGCCAGAGCGACGACATCCCCGTGGCAGAGACCATGGGGGCGCTGCTGCAGCTGGTCAAGGAGGGCAAGATCCGCGCGGTGGGCATCTCCAACGCCGCGCCGGATATCCTCTCTGCCTACGAGCAGGTGGGCCCCGTCGCGCTGGCGCAGGAAAAATTCAGCATCCTATCGCCCCAGGCGGGGGAGACATACATCCCGCTGTGTGCGCGTCTGGGCGTCACCTTTCAGGTGTACTCCTCGCTGGAGGCGGGGGCGCTCGCCGGACCGCAGGCGCTGGGGCGCACCTTCCCTGCGGGGGACTTCCGCGGCAATTTCCCGTGGTTTGCGCCCGCCATGCAGCCCCGCATGCAGGCGCTCTTTGACGGCTGGGCGGCGCTGTGCGAAAAATACAGCTGCTCCTACAGCAACCTGGTGCAGGCCTGGACGATTAGCCAGAGCCCCTGCGTCAACCTGCTGACCGGCGTGCGGCATATCCAGAGCCTGCGCGACACCTGCCGCGCGGTGGATATCGTGCTGGAGGACGCGGACAAGGCGCGCATGCAGGCCGATTGCCAGCAGCTGCGCGCGCAGGTGTAAAACAGAAGTTTGCGATCAAAAAAGGAAGGACGTTGCCCTTCCTTTTTGTTATACATGGTGTTGCCGCGCAAGGTTGATGATCTGTACGCCGCGGCGCCTGCCATACTGCACGGTATAAAATGTCCCGCAAGACTGGCGCTGCAAAAAACAGATGCACCAGCCGCTGTTGTCCATCAAATGACGATTGCGGCGCTGCATACAGCCTGGCGTGTAGTGCGTTGCAGTGTAGACGACTTTGTCTGCCTGCTGCATTATAGACCGATACGCCCTTTGCGCCTCCGCCGGCCATCGGTCTGCCTGGTTATGACAGGGCAGCATAAGGATCAGCTTGATCCATGGATACGCCTGACGCAAAGCAAGCACGCTTTGCGCGGCAAGTGTATCAAAGCCCTGCGCGCCGCCGGCAGCAAAAAAAACGTACGTCATGCTGCGTGATCAGTGCTTGTATTTCCTCTTGCAGCATGCTTGCGACAGCGTGCTGTAAATGTGCGGGTATGTTTCGGTGTCCTGTAAAGCAGCAGGTGCGCGTGCGTGTATTCATCATGAAAACCACCTTTTGTACTTGAGTTTGTATTACAAATATAAATCTATATCTAGGATACAATATGGATTACGCTTATACAAGAGGTGGTGGCATGAAAAGTTTTATCCCCAAGCCGTATACAAAGGAAGGCGTTACGGTGCGCATCGATGTTGATAAGCTTGCGAAGATGGACAGCCTGGCGGCGGCATACGGCCTGAGCCGAAGCGCGTTTATCAACCGGTGCATCGATTATGCCATCGAGCATATGTCCGCGCCGGATAGAGAATAGAATGTAAATAGAAAAACACAGCGCAACGAATCGTCGCGCTGTGTTTTTTATTTCCAAAATCGCTGCATCAAGCGGGGGATGCGGCAAGCAACGAAGCTTTAAGCGCATCACGCCGCCTCGATCTGCGCCTCCTCGGCCGCGCGCAGGCGCCTGCTGGCGGGCAACAGGGCGCGTGATGTAAGTGAAAGACTGCGGCGTCTCTTAAGAGGTGCCGGCAATATCCCTTTTCCGGCTGGCGCATACCGCCCGTTTCACCCGCGGGTTTGATTGCAGATTGAAAGCGGGCATTTACGCGGCGGGGCGGAGCCCGCGCTTTGCCGCCGTGTGGATATAGCTGTCCACCTGCTCGGCCAGGACGTCAAAGCTGCAGGGGCCGGCATCGAGCAGCACCTTGTGGAAGGCTTTGGCGTCAAAGGCGTCGTCCAGCGCGTCCTCTGCCCGCTCGCGCAGGGCGAGAAACTCCAGGTACCCCAGATAATACTTCAGGTAATAGCCCGGATGGGCGGTGAGCATGGTGTAAAGCTCGCCGATGCTGCCGATGCTGTAGCCCTCCCCCTCCAGGAAGGACAGGGCGTCTTCCTCATCCCAGCCCAGGAAGTTGATACCGATATCCATCTGCGCGCTGAGGTTGACGCTGATTTCCGCATCCAGCTGCGCCAGCTCGGCCACGTCCTCGCTGGGATAAAAATCCGCATTTTCGTAGCTGTCATATTCCACGTAGATGCCCCAGCCCTCCGCGTAGCCGTTGAAGTTCAGGATGCGGCGCAGGGGGTGGGGATTGGTCGCGTTAAAATAGTTGTACTGGTACATATGGCCCGGATACCCCTCGTGCGCAAGCGTGGCGTAGAGGCTGCTTGCGTCCGTCTGGGCGTGATTGATGTAGATGCGGTTATTGGCGGCGTCATCCACGGGCGGCACCATATAGAAGGCGGGAGAGGTGTTTTCCTCCAGCGCAGCGGGCACGTCGGATATGGTATAGTCCACAGGATCGATGTGCGGGTAATCCCGCTGTGCCTTTTCATAGAGGATATCCAGCACCTGCTCCGGATCAGTGGGGCCGAAATCGTCCATCGCCAGCAGCTGTTCGTAGGCCTCGGGGCTGTCGCTCATGATGTCTAGCAGATCGTCAATCAAATCGTCAAAGCGCTCTGCAAGCAGGTCCTGTATCTGCTCGATGCTGCGCGCGCTGCCGGTGCTGTAGCGCACCTGTCTGCGGTAGTATGCCTCCCCCTCGGGCAGGTTGCACACGCCGCCCTGGTTTTTGCCCGTGCCCTTGAGCGCCGCGATCTTTTTAGAAAAATGGGTGAAGGCGGGCAGCACGTCCTGCTGCACGATGGCCTCATTCTGCGCGATAAGCGCCGCGCGCTGCGCGTCGCTCAGGCCCGCCACGTCCGCCAGACGGTCGTGGAAGGTGGTGATCAGCAGGTTTTGCGCAAGGGGCGCGCCGGTAAAGCTTGCAATCTGCGCGATGGCCTTATCCGCGATCGCGTCGGAGGGAAAGAGCCCTAGGCGCGACTGTTCATCCAAATAGGCCTCGGCCGTGGCAAAGTAATCGTCCGTCTGCGCGAGCAGCGCGAGGTAGACGTCGATATCCGCATCCTCGTAAAACGCGTACTCCGCCATGTTGAGCGGAAAGTTGATGTGCAGGCCGTCGATCTCGCCGATGATGTTGTCGTAAAAGAGCAGGTCGGGATCGTCCAGGTCCGCCATGATCTGGAAGTACGCCTCCAGCACGCGGTAGTCCAGCTGTTGTTGGGCGGAGAGCGCATCGTAGTTGAAGGCGCGCAGCCGCTGCAGGTACCCATCGGCAGTGCCCAAATCTTCGCGCAGCGCCTCAGGGCTGATGTCGCCCAGCGTGGCGTCCTCGTAGGACAGGCCGTAGCTGCCGGGGTTTTTCAGGGTGTAGTGCAGCCCCACGGCATCCCCCTGTAATTCTTCTTTGAATACGTTGTTCATAAACGCCTCAAAGTCCTGATTATCCGGCGCACTTTGGGCGGTGCCCTGTTCCTGTTGCCAGCTGTGCGCGCGCATCAGCAGCTGCAGGGGCACGCAGCCCGAGAGGGACAATGCAAGCGCCAGCATGAGCAGCAGGGCGAACGCGCGCCGCGCGGTTTTATGATGTCTCATCCAAAAGCCATCCTTTCCCGTAAAAATGGGTGTGCCCCGCGCAGGGGATGCGCGGATGACGTATCCATCATACCATGGTGGCGCTGCGGGGGTAAAGGGTGGATGCGCACATGGGCAGGCGCCTGGCATATTGTGGGGGGGACAGGCAATAGAATGCAAGTAGGACGTGCCGCCTGCCAGGCGATGAGGGGGAAGACGCATGAAGGGACAAAAGGGATGGGGTATTGCGCTGTGCGTTGCGCTGTGCGCGCTTTTATGCGGCTGCGGCGCGGATAAGGGAAGCTTTGTGCTGGAGGAGCAGGCGCGCGCGCCCATCGGCACGCGCTGCATTTCGGAGCAGGGGCCACAGGGCAATTTTACCCTATACTACCCCTGCACACAAAACCCCAGCGTCAATCGCGCGCTGGAGGCGTTTGCACAGATGCAGCGCGCGCAGGCGCTCAAGGCGTGGGCAAGGGACGAGGCCAAAGGGGCGCTGCAGGTCTATTCGCGCGACATGACCTTTCAGACCAGCTGGTTCAACCGCGACAAGGTGAGTTTTCTCTTTCAGGTATCCACCTACGAGGGCGGGGTACACCCGCAGGTGGCACTCTACAGCCTACATTTTGACCTGCGCACAGGGGAGCTGTGGCAGCTGGAGGATTTGCTCGACGGGCAGAAGGCGCCGGCAGAAGCCCTTTACAGCGCGCTGGAGGAGGCCATGGCCCGCACGGGCGCGGCGCAGGATGCGGGTACGCTGGCAGTGCCGCGCGCGCAGACGGCGCTGCGCACCTTTGCGCTGGACGGACGGATTCTGCATTTTTACTTTGCCCCGGGCACGGTCGCGCCCCAGGCGGCGGGCATTGTGGATATCCCCGTGGATTTGCACGCGCTGCGCGGCGTGCTGGCCAAAGAGGTGCAGCTGCACACGGATACACAGATCGTCGGCCCCGCAGGCGACGTGGTGCCGTGGGGATGAGAGTTGTCATTTGCGCATGCGCATATTACAATCAAAGTGCGGCGGCCGTTTCCGGCCGCAATTTTCGGCATGCGACAAAGCAGCATGTATCTTGAAGGAGAGGATCCGTCCATGGAGCAATGGTTTACCATCGACCAGGTGGATGCGGATACCAGCATCATCAGCGAATACAGGCACTGGGAGCAGACTCACTGCTATCTGCTGCGCGGGCAGGCGCGCAGCCTGCTCATCGATACGGGCCTGGGCATCCGCAATATCTATGAACAGGCCGTCCGGTTGACGGACAAGCCCATCGCCGCCGTTGCCACGCATATCCACTGGGACCACATCGGCGGCCACCGGCATTTTCCGGAATTCTATGCCCACGCATCGGAGCTGGACTGGTTGAACGGCGCCTTCCCACTTTCACTTGATACGATCAAGGGCATGGTGGTGGAGCGCTGCGACCTGCCTGCGGGCTTTGACGTGGACAGTTACGTCTTTTTCCAGGGTACGCCTGCGCGGGTTCTGGCTGACGGCGATTGCATTGACCTTGGCGGCCGGCGCATCTACGTGCTGCACACCCCTGGGCATTCGCCCGGACATATGTGCTTCTGGGAGCCTGCGCGCGGCTATCTGTTCACCGGCGATCTGGTCTACAAGGATACGCTGTTTGCGTACTACCCATCCACCGACCCACAGGCGTATCTGTCCTCGCTTGAGAAGGTGTGCGCGCTGCCGGTCAAGCGCGTGTTCCCCGCACATCACACGCTGGATATCCAGCCGGAAATCCTCACGCGCATGCGCGATACATTTTTACAGCTGAAGGAACAGGGGCTGCTGCACCACGGCAGCGGCACGTTCGATTACGGGGACTGGGGGCTGTGGCTGTAAGCCCGGGCCGCGCTGTCTCAAAAGCAACCGATAATAAATGGAATAATGCAAAGCGCCTCCCGCAAAAAAACGGGAGGTGCTTTTCCTTGCAAAGATGAGACGCATGCGCAGAAAACGTTTACAGCGGCATGCACAGGTTGTGGTGGTCGCAGGCCATGCCCTGGCGCTCGTAGAAGGCGCGGGCGCCTGTGCGGCGCACGTTGCAGCACACCTCCAGGTGCGTACAGCCGTGCAGGACGGCCTGTGCACGGGCATGGGCCCACAGCGCCCGGCCCACCCCCTGGCCGCGGGCGTGCGCGGCCACAACGAGCTCCTGAATCTCGGCTACACGGCCGCAGTGGTGCAGCAGATATTCCTCGTGTAGGCTGATAAAGCCCAGCGGCGCGCCGCGCCCATCCAGGGCCAGATAGTAGTGGATGCGCTGCTGTGCAAGATTCTGCCGGTAGACGCGCGCGAACGCGTCATCGTCAAAATCCTGCGCCTCCAGCGCGCAGATCAGGGCGTAGACGTGCTGTACATCCTGCGGCGTGGCGGTGCGAATGAGCATCAGGCGATCCCCTGCCTTTCCAGCTTTGGTGCGATGTCAGGCAAGCGCGCGCCGGTAGCACAGCTCGTGCAGGGGCGCGCCCTCGAGTGTATAGTCCATGCTGCGCCCGGTATCGGCAAATCCGCTTCGGGCGTAGAAGGCGCGCGCGGGCGCGTTGCCTTCCAGCACCCATAAAAAGGCGTGCGCATAGCCCAGCGCGCGCAGGTGGGCCAGCGCCGCGCGCAGCAGCGCTTTGCCGTAGCCGCGCTTTTGCAGCGCGGGGTGGACGTAGAGCGAGACGATCTCGCCGTCGTCCTGCAGCGCCGCCTCGCGCGAGGGGCCGTAGACGATGCAGCCGGCGGCGCGCCCGTCCGCGCGCAGCAGCAGCACGTGCATGGGGCCATGGGCGATCCAGGGCGTCAGCAGGGGCACCCAGCGCGCCTGGTCCAGCGCGTCCAAATAGCCTTGGGGGATGAGCCCGCGGTAGTTGTGTTTCCAGGCGGCCGCGTGGATGCGGCTGATGGCGGGCGCGTCGCATACGCGCGCGCGGCGCAGGGTGATGCGCATGGGCGCACCTCCTTACTTAATGGGAGAGTGGAAAAGAAAAGCGCCCCAAAGCCAAGCGTGTGCTCTGCGGGCGCCTGGGGAGAAACCCCCTCACTTTTTGAAGCTTTCGCGCGGCGCGCCCATAAAGAACAGCGCCACCGTGCCCGGGCCCGCGTGCGAGCCGATGGTGGGCCCGATGTAGCCGATGGTGATATCGCGCACGCCCAGGCGCGCCTGGACGTCATCCGCCACCTTGCGCGCGTCGTCCGGGCTGTCCGCGTGGCTGATAAACACCGGCCCGATTTCGTCGCCGCGCTTATCGCCCACCGCTTCGACCATCATGTCCACCAGCTTGGCCAGCGCTTTTTTGCGGCCGCGCGTCTTGTAGATGGGCACCAGCCTTCCGGCACTGTCGCAGTGGAGCACGGGCTTGAGCTGCAGGATGCTGCCCGCAAACGCCGCGGCGGCCGATAGCCGCCCGCTGCGGCGCAGGTAGACCAGGTCCTCCACCGTAAACCAGTGGTGGATCAGGTCGCGGTGCGTCTCGATCCACTGGGCGCACTCCTCGATGGCGGCGCCCTGATCGCGCATCATCACCACGTAGTGGGTCAGCAGGCCAAGCCCCATGGAGGCCGAGCGGCTGTCCACCACCACGATCTTGCGCGCGGGGTAGGTTTCCAAAAGCTCATCGCGCGCGATGCACGCGCTCTGGTACGTGCCCGAAAGCGCAGAGGAAAACGCGATGTAGAGCAGGTCCTGTCCGCCGGCAAGTGTGGGCGTCCAATCCTGCTGGAAGGTGGCGGCATTGATCTGCGAGGTGGTAACCACCGCGCCGCCGCGCATGGTATTGTAAAAATCGTGGTAGGAGCAGCTCTGCCCCAGATCGTCGGACACGTCGCCGGTCTGTTTGGATGTATAGATCATCATAGACAGCCCCAGATCGTGCGCTTGCACGTACTGCTGGGAAAGATCGGCGCAGGAGTCGATAAAGATTTTAAACGGCATGGGCACCTCCAACGAAAATAAACATTTGGCTTGCATCGGCATATTGCCAGAACTTATCAAAATTATATACAGAAACGATTGCAAAAGCAAGACGGCATCGCCCGCGCGCGGCCTTGGCATTGACAGCCCTGCTTTTGTTACGCTACAATGGCGGGTGGACAAGTATGCGCTTGGCCAATTTTGAGGGTTGGGAAGGTAAACACGTTGAAACGAGAGAATTTGCGCAACATTGCCATTATCGCACACGTCGACCACGGCAAGACCACCTTGGTGGACGCGATGCTGCGCCAGGCCGGCATTTTCCGCCAGAACCAGGCGGTGGCCGAGCGCGTCATGGATTCAGGCGATCTGGAGCGCGAGCGCGGCATCACCATCCTGGCCAAGAACACGGCGCTATATTATAAGGATGTCAAAATCAACATTGTGGACACCCCGGGCCACGCGGACTTTGGCGGCGAGGTGGAGCGCGTCATGCAGATGGTCGACGGCGTGCTGCTCTTGGTGGACGCGTTTGAGGGGCCCATGCCCCAGACCCGCTTTGTGCTGCAGCGCGCGCTGCAGGAGGGCCTGCGCGTGGTGGTGGTGGTCAACAAGATCGACCGCAGGGACGCCCGCTGCGACGAGGTAGTGGACGAGGTGCTGGAGCTTTTGATGGACCTGGACGCGAACGAGGAGCAGCTCGATTCTGCATTTGTGTTCGTCTCGGCGCGCGAGGGGCGCGCGGGGCTGGCGCCCGACGCCATCGAGGATGATCTCACCCCGCTTTTTGAGACCATATTGACCCACCTGCCCGCGCCCGAGGATGCGCGTGACGCGCCGCTGCAGGCGCAGATCGCCACCATCGACGCCAACGACTACGTGGGCCGCATCGGCATTGGACGCATTGTGCGCGGCCGGCTGCGCACGGGTGACGAGCTGGTGCTTGTGCGCCACGGCGAGGAGGGCACGCGCACGGTGCGCCCCCAGGTGCTCTACCAGTTTGAGGGCCTGGGCCGCGTGCAGGTGGAGCAGGCCGAGGCGGGCGACATCGTGGCCATTGCGGGCATCGATGGCATCAACATCGGCGACACGCTGTGCGACCCCGTGCGCGTGGAGGCGCTGCCCTTTGCCAAGATTTCCGATCCCACTATATCGGTGATCATGTCGGTCAACAACAGCCCCCTTGCGGGCACCGAGGGCACGTACGTGACCTCCCGCCACCTGCGCGAGCGCCTCTACCGCGAGACGGACAGCGACCTTTCGCTGCACGTGGAGGATACCGACACCACCGAGGCGTTCCGCGTCTCGGGCCGCGGCGAGCTGCACCTGTCCATCCTCATCGAGACGATGCGCCGCCAGGGCTACGAGTTCCAGATTTCCAAGCCCACGGTGATCTTTCGGGAGATGGACGGCCAGACGCAGGAGCCCATGGAGAAGGTGCTGCTGGACGTACCCGAGGCGTACATGGGTTCCATGATGGAGAAGATGGGGGCGCGCCGCGCCACCATGCTGGGCATGACGCCCGGGCCGGGCGGCCGCGTGCGGCTGGAGTTCTCGATTTCCTCCCGCGCGCTGATGGGCTTCCGCAGCGAAATGATGACCGACACGCGCGGCGAAGGCATCATCAGCGCCGTGTTTGACGGCTACGCGCCGGTGGCGCGTGGCGAGGTCTTCTCGCGCGGACGGGGGGCGCTGGTCGCCTCTGAGAGCGGCGAGTCGGTCGCCTACGGTCTGTTCAACAGCCAGGGCCGCGGCACGATGTTCATCGGCGCGGGCGAGGCGGTGTACGCCGGCATGGTGGTGGGCGAGTGCGCCCGCGCGGAGGATATCGACGTCAACGTCTGCAAAAAGAAGCACGTCAGCAACATGCGCGCCTCCGGCTCGGACGAGGCGCTGCGCCTCACCCCGCCGCGGCAGATGTCGCTGGAGCAGGCCATGGAGTGGATCGACGAGGACGAGCTCATTGAGGTGACGCCCACCAGCCTGCGCATTCGCAAAAGAATTTTGGATGCCACGCAGCGCCTGCGCGAGCGTGCGCGGCGCAAAAACGCCGGCGTCTGACGCCGGACGCGGCGCAATACGGGCAAAAAACGGTATAACAGGCAGCGATGCCGCTTCGGTATCTTGCCTGCTGCTCGGTGCGCCGGTGAGATAGTCGAAAACAGCGATGTATATAGAGGCGAGATGGCGCCCAAGGTGCGCGCAGGGCCGGTAGCCAGATGGCAGGCCCTGCGCGCCGCAAGGCCAGTATGTGCCGCGCCATTGTGCAACACAGCGATGCAAAGAGCAGCCAAGGGCTGCTTTTTTTGTTGCGCGGGTGCGGGCGCGCGGATGGATATGGAAGGCGCGCTTCTTGGCATGCCGGACGGCCTGCCGCCTTTTTTGCAGGTGCGCGGGTGGGGAAGACGCGCTGCCTGACGTGCCGGACGATTGCCGTTTAGCCGTTTATTTGTGTGAGTGCGCTGGTGTGGAACGGAAAAAGCAAAAAAGGAGCGCCTCCGCCCGCGCAAATTGGCGCGCGCGGTTTTTTTATACCCGCAAAGGCGCATACCCTTATAGCGTATGCCATGGCTTTTGAGACAGGCGGGAAAGGAGGTGCGCGCCCATGCTGCAAAGGAAGATCCGCTCTCCCTATATCAAGGCGGCGCTGTGCGCCTTTGCGGTGCTGGCCGCCCTGCTGCTGCTGTGGCGAGTACTGGATTCCATGGGGGATATTCAGCAGTGGCTGCGCCAGATGGCGGGCCTGCTCTACGGCGCGCTGCGCCCCTTTATCATCGGCGTGATCGCCGCCTACCTGCTGGAGCCTTTTGTGCGCGCTGCGGCAAGGCTGCTTGCGGCGCTGGGGCTTGAAGCGCGCCTGGGAGCGCGCAGATGCCGCGCCGTCAGCGTGGCGACGGTGTACGTCCTGCTCTGCGGGGCGCTGACACTGCTCATTACCCGCGTGCTGCCCGATGTCTTTGCAAGTGCGGGCAACTTTGTACAGGAGGTGCCGGGTTATTACCAGGCCGTAAGCGATATCATTGAAGAGAAGGTGTTCGCCCACCCGCTGCTTGCAAACGCCCAGGTGCGCGCCTTTGTGGACGCGCAGCTGGAGCAGGTCAGCCAGTGGATCAACCAGAGCGCCCAGGCGCTCTTTGCCCAGGCGCTGCGCGCGCTGCAGTCGGTGGGCAGCGGCATCGTCAACACCTTTTTCGGGCTGATCGTGGCGCTATACGTGCTGCTGGACCGCCCCGCGCTCACCCGGGCGGCGCGCGCGCTTTTATGCGCTGCGCTGGGCAGGGCGCGCACCGCGCGCGTGGAGCGCCTCGCGCGCGATGTGGATCTGGCCTTCGGCCGCTACATCAGTGCGGTGATCGTGCAGAGCGTCATTCTTGCGGGCATGACGTACGTGGGCCTTGCCATTATCCACCTGCCCTACGCGCTGCTGCTGGCGGTGCTGGTGGGCTTTCTCAACGTCATCCCCTACTTTGGCGCCACCCTCTCCACGCTGCTGTGCCTGCTTGTGGCCTTCTTTAAGTCGCCAGCCAGCGCGCTTTACACCATCCTCTTTCTCACCGTGGTGCAGACTGTGGACAACTGGGTGGTGACACCGTGGCTCTTTGGCGATAAAATGGGGTTGAAACCCATCTGGATCATCTTTGGGGTGCTGGTGGGGGGCGCGCTCTTTGGTATGTGGGGCATGATACTGGGGGTGCCCACGCTCTCGGTGGTGCGCGTGCTGCTGCAGCGCGCCGAGCACAGGCGGGGCCGCACGCATCCTGCGTGTGTGGAGGCGCGGGCACAGCCCCAAGAGGCGGGCAGCACGCCCGAAGCGCACCCCCGCGGGCAAAGCGCCCCCTCTGCAGGAAGGAGAAAATTCATATGAAGACGATTGTAGCGACAAAGGAGGCGCCCGGCGCAATTGGACCTTACAGCCAGGCGGTGGAGGCGGGAGGCCTGCTCTTCCTCTCCGGCCAGCTGGGCATCGATCCTGCAACGGGCGCGCTGCGCGCGAACGCGGCGGATCAGGCCAGGCGGGCGCTGGACAACCTTGCGGCCATTTTGCGCGCGCGCGGGCTGGACATGCGCGCTGTGGTCAAAACCACCATCTTTCTTGCGGATATGGGGGATTTCGCCGCGGTCAACGAGGTTTACGCGGCCTGCTTCGGCGCGGGGGATTACCCTGCGCGCTCCTGCGTGCAGGCGGCGGGCCTGCCCCGCGGCGCGCGGGTGGAGATCGAGGCCATCGCCAGCCTCTCATAGGGTGTGTGGCTTGGAATGATTTTGCCTGCAGACACTCGGTGTGTAAGCATTGGGCTTGTGGATTGCAGCCGGTGACAGTGCCGCGCGCCGTCACATCGCCCCAATATGCTCCGCAGGGAGCGTCGCGCGCGCAAAAAAGCGCAAAACCGTAAAAAAGCCGTGCTGCATCTATGTGCAGCGCGGCTTTTTTGCCTGCGGGGTGGGTTTTCAGGCCTCCAGCGCGGCCTCCAGCACCTTGCGCAGGATGTCCTCGGTGGGCACGCCGCCCCAGAAAAGACGTCCGTTGATCACAAAGGAGGGCACCACGCGGTAGCCGTAGCGGTCGGCTTCCTCCTGCTGGGTGACCTCATCGATGATGCGGATGGGAACGG
Above is a window of Maliibacterium massiliense DNA encoding:
- a CDS encoding AI-2E family transporter; amino-acid sequence: MLQRKIRSPYIKAALCAFAVLAALLLLWRVLDSMGDIQQWLRQMAGLLYGALRPFIIGVIAAYLLEPFVRAAARLLAALGLEARLGARRCRAVSVATVYVLLCGALTLLITRVLPDVFASAGNFVQEVPGYYQAVSDIIEEKVFAHPLLANAQVRAFVDAQLEQVSQWINQSAQALFAQALRALQSVGSGIVNTFFGLIVALYVLLDRPALTRAARALLCAALGRARTARVERLARDVDLAFGRYISAVIVQSVILAGMTYVGLAIIHLPYALLLAVLVGFLNVIPYFGATLSTLLCLLVAFFKSPASALYTILFLTVVQTVDNWVVTPWLFGDKMGLKPIWIIFGVLVGGALFGMWGMILGVPTLSVVRVLLQRAEHRRGRTHPACVEARAQPQEAGSTPEAHPRGQSAPSAGRRKFI
- a CDS encoding DUF885 domain-containing protein, with amino-acid sequence MRHHKTARRAFALLLMLALALSLSGCVPLQLLMRAHSWQQEQGTAQSAPDNQDFEAFMNNVFKEELQGDAVGLHYTLKNPGSYGLSYEDATLGDISPEALREDLGTADGYLQRLRAFNYDALSAQQQLDYRVLEAYFQIMADLDDPDLLFYDNIIGEIDGLHINFPLNMAEYAFYEDADIDVYLALLAQTDDYFATAEAYLDEQSRLGLFPSDAIADKAIAQIASFTGAPLAQNLLITTFHDRLADVAGLSDAQRAALIAQNEAIVQQDVLPAFTHFSKKIAALKGTGKNQGGVCNLPEGEAYYRRQVRYSTGSARSIEQIQDLLAERFDDLIDDLLDIMSDSPEAYEQLLAMDDFGPTDPEQVLDILYEKAQRDYPHIDPVDYTISDVPAALEENTSPAFYMVPPVDDAANNRIYINHAQTDASSLYATLAHEGYPGHMYQYNYFNATNPHPLRRILNFNGYAEGWGIYVEYDSYENADFYPSEDVAELAQLDAEISVNLSAQMDIGINFLGWDEEDALSFLEGEGYSIGSIGELYTMLTAHPGYYLKYYLGYLEFLALRERAEDALDDAFDAKAFHKVLLDAGPCSFDVLAEQVDSYIHTAAKRGLRPAA
- a CDS encoding DUF3298 domain-containing protein, which encodes MKGQKGWGIALCVALCALLCGCGADKGSFVLEEQARAPIGTRCISEQGPQGNFTLYYPCTQNPSVNRALEAFAQMQRAQALKAWARDEAKGALQVYSRDMTFQTSWFNRDKVSFLFQVSTYEGGVHPQVALYSLHFDLRTGELWQLEDLLDGQKAPAEALYSALEEAMARTGAAQDAGTLAVPRAQTALRTFALDGRILHFYFAPGTVAPQAAGIVDIPVDLHALRGVLAKEVQLHTDTQIVGPAGDVVPWG
- a CDS encoding aldo/keto reductase, whose amino-acid sequence is MQYRKIGRTDMEASLVAIGAFGLGGGRTWSDTRANAVDVASLLDAATDLGVNLMDTAPVYGIGQSEALLGQALKGRRDRFFVQSKCGLNWRDREGAFCYERDGKTVMRNLSARAIRQDVEDSLQRMGLDYIDIMITHRQSDDIPVAETMGALLQLVKEGKIRAVGISNAAPDILSAYEQVGPVALAQEKFSILSPQAGETYIPLCARLGVTFQVYSSLEAGALAGPQALGRTFPAGDFRGNFPWFAPAMQPRMQALFDGWAALCEKYSCSYSNLVQAWTISQSPCVNLLTGVRHIQSLRDTCRAVDIVLEDADKARMQADCQQLRAQV
- a CDS encoding GNAT family N-acetyltransferase; the protein is MLIRTATPQDVQHVYALICALEAQDFDDDAFARVYRQNLAQQRIHYYLALDGRGAPLGFISLHEEYLLHHCGRVAEIQELVVAAHARGQGVGRALWAHARAQAVLHGCTHLEVCCNVRRTGARAFYERQGMACDHHNLCMPL
- a CDS encoding GNAT family N-acetyltransferase; protein product: MRITLRRARVCDAPAISRIHAAAWKHNYRGLIPQGYLDALDQARWVPLLTPWIAHGPMHVLLLRADGRAAGCIVYGPSREAALQDDGEIVSLYVHPALQKRGYGKALLRAALAHLRALGYAHAFLWVLEGNAPARAFYARSGFADTGRSMDYTLEGAPLHELCYRRALA
- a CDS encoding ribbon-helix-helix domain-containing protein; protein product: MKSFIPKPYTKEGVTVRIDVDKLAKMDSLAAAYGLSRSAFINRCIDYAIEHMSAPDRE
- a CDS encoding DegV family protein; this encodes MPFKIFIDSCADLSQQYVQAHDLGLSMMIYTSKQTGDVSDDLGQSCSYHDFYNTMRGGAVVTTSQINAATFQQDWTPTLAGGQDLLYIAFSSALSGTYQSACIARDELLETYPARKIVVVDSRSASMGLGLLTHYVVMMRDQGAAIEECAQWIETHRDLIHHWFTVEDLVYLRRSGRLSAAAAFAGSILQLKPVLHCDSAGRLVPIYKTRGRKKALAKLVDMMVEAVGDKRGDEIGPVFISHADSPDDARKVADDVQARLGVRDITIGYIGPTIGSHAGPGTVALFFMGAPRESFKK
- the typA gene encoding translational GTPase TypA, with translation MAGGQVCAWPILRVGKVNTLKRENLRNIAIIAHVDHGKTTLVDAMLRQAGIFRQNQAVAERVMDSGDLERERGITILAKNTALYYKDVKINIVDTPGHADFGGEVERVMQMVDGVLLLVDAFEGPMPQTRFVLQRALQEGLRVVVVVNKIDRRDARCDEVVDEVLELLMDLDANEEQLDSAFVFVSAREGRAGLAPDAIEDDLTPLFETILTHLPAPEDARDAPLQAQIATIDANDYVGRIGIGRIVRGRLRTGDELVLVRHGEEGTRTVRPQVLYQFEGLGRVQVEQAEAGDIVAIAGIDGINIGDTLCDPVRVEALPFAKISDPTISVIMSVNNSPLAGTEGTYVTSRHLRERLYRETDSDLSLHVEDTDTTEAFRVSGRGELHLSILIETMRRQGYEFQISKPTVIFREMDGQTQEPMEKVLLDVPEAYMGSMMEKMGARRATMLGMTPGPGGRVRLEFSISSRALMGFRSEMMTDTRGEGIISAVFDGYAPVARGEVFSRGRGALVASESGESVAYGLFNSQGRGTMFIGAGEAVYAGMVVGECARAEDIDVNVCKKKHVSNMRASGSDEALRLTPPRQMSLEQAMEWIDEDELIEVTPTSLRIRKRILDATQRLRERARRKNAGV
- a CDS encoding MBL fold metallo-hydrolase, giving the protein MEQWFTIDQVDADTSIISEYRHWEQTHCYLLRGQARSLLIDTGLGIRNIYEQAVRLTDKPIAAVATHIHWDHIGGHRHFPEFYAHASELDWLNGAFPLSLDTIKGMVVERCDLPAGFDVDSYVFFQGTPARVLADGDCIDLGGRRIYVLHTPGHSPGHMCFWEPARGYLFTGDLVYKDTLFAYYPSTDPQAYLSSLEKVCALPVKRVFPAHHTLDIQPEILTRMRDTFLQLKEQGLLHHGSGTFDYGDWGLWL
- a CDS encoding SLOG family protein — translated: MTYVFFAAGGAQGFDTLAAQSVLALRQAYPWIKLILMLPCHNQADRWPAEAQRAYRSIMQQADKVVYTATHYTPGCMQRRNRHLMDNSGWCICFLQRQSCGTFYTVQYGRRRGVQIINLARQHHV